In Chitinophaga nivalis, a single genomic region encodes these proteins:
- a CDS encoding response regulator, with protein sequence MRKNTFTCLLIDDDLDDQEMLMLILKEIRQDITCITAGDGQEALDMLYKEYTFLPDMIFLDLNMPRMDGKECLHEIRKIERLLSVPVMIYSTSTDLRDMNDTRNHGANGYIVKQPNVHDLKKKLEDILLVC encoded by the coding sequence ATGAGGAAGAACACATTCACCTGCTTACTGATAGATGACGATTTGGACGATCAGGAAATGCTGATGCTCATATTGAAGGAAATCCGCCAGGATATTACCTGTATTACGGCGGGTGATGGTCAGGAAGCATTGGATATGCTTTATAAAGAGTATACTTTTTTACCTGACATGATATTCCTGGATCTCAACATGCCGCGCATGGATGGGAAAGAATGCCTGCATGAAATCCGGAAAATTGAACGATTGTTATCAGTACCTGTAATGATTTATTCTACCTCCACCGATCTGAGAGATATGAACGATACCCGGAATCATGGAGCAAACGGCTATATTGTCAAACAGCCCAATGTTCATGACCTGAAAAAGAAACTGGAAGACATTCTGCTGGTCTGCTGA
- a CDS encoding HmuY family protein, whose product MKKIIMWMSAAVLLAACSKKDEQPEPAPAPGQDVWIRDLPAGEKAPGDPTGGKPDTLFFSFQTNGKVAGTAQWDIAFTGIYNSTIISNIQRNNWMSMQQQGYDAITGLPAADYKLSAVGSGNASPNGWFKYDINTHVVAALPGRTILIKQQGKTVYKMEMISIYKGNPKAPTVETPAPYLHFRYAMFR is encoded by the coding sequence ATGAAAAAAATAATAATGTGGATGAGTGCTGCTGTTTTACTGGCAGCCTGCTCTAAAAAAGATGAACAACCGGAGCCTGCGCCGGCTCCCGGACAGGATGTGTGGATACGTGATTTGCCTGCAGGGGAAAAAGCGCCTGGTGATCCTACCGGTGGTAAACCGGATACCTTGTTTTTCAGTTTCCAGACAAATGGAAAAGTAGCGGGTACTGCGCAATGGGATATTGCTTTCACAGGTATTTACAACAGTACCATTATCTCCAATATACAGCGTAACAACTGGATGAGTATGCAACAGCAGGGATATGACGCCATTACAGGCCTGCCGGCGGCTGATTACAAGCTGTCTGCGGTGGGTAGCGGTAATGCGAGCCCTAACGGTTGGTTTAAGTATGATATCAATACACATGTGGTGGCTGCATTACCTGGCCGTACCATCCTGATCAAACAACAGGGAAAGACGGTGTACAAAATGGAGATGATCAGTATCTACAAAGGAAATCCAAAGGCGCCGACGGTGGAAACACCGGCTCCTTACCTGCATTTCAGGTATGCCATGTTCCGGTAG
- a CDS encoding PAS domain S-box protein, which produces MEPHTRHELQPAATNRWEQESLYKQVLDSLPAAIYTCNTTGHITIFNEAATLLWGRTPVIGVDMWCGSWKIFYPDGNPMPLHLCPMAVALKEQRAVTGEEIIIEKPDGTRRHILPNPQPIFDKNGQFQGAINMLVDITTQKADKEKAELLAAIVESSGDAIVSKTLDGIIVSWNKAAEKMFGYSAAEMIGQSILRLMPPDKLEEEQQIIAHLKKGIRVEHFETQRLNKKQELIEVSLTISPVINSQGKIIGASKIARDITDAKQAALQLRETEEAFRGMLEKTVQERTRELTRLNAELEKSNQELEQFAYIASHDLQEPLRKIQTFSGLILQKPQDPANIEKYFPKINASAEKMSQLIYDLLNYSRLSAHDIPFEPIHLETVMNNVLTEFDLLIEQKKARITCDPLPVIPGISLQLHQLFRNLIGNALKFVEKDPAIHISVTNDNDYTHISIQDNGIGFEQKYADQVFNIFKRLNTHDKYSGTGIGLAVCKKITENHHGKITALSEPGQGAVFNICLPLYMRQ; this is translated from the coding sequence ATGGAACCGCATACACGTCATGAATTACAGCCGGCAGCAACTAACAGATGGGAACAGGAATCATTGTACAAACAGGTATTGGACTCGCTCCCTGCAGCTATCTATACCTGCAACACCACCGGTCATATTACCATCTTCAACGAAGCCGCCACCTTGCTGTGGGGTCGGACACCCGTTATCGGCGTAGATATGTGGTGCGGCTCCTGGAAGATATTCTATCCTGATGGCAACCCGATGCCGCTTCATTTATGCCCTATGGCTGTTGCACTTAAAGAACAAAGAGCTGTTACCGGGGAGGAAATCATCATCGAAAAACCCGATGGTACCAGAAGACATATCCTGCCTAACCCACAGCCTATTTTTGATAAAAATGGCCAGTTCCAGGGAGCCATCAATATGCTGGTAGATATTACCACTCAGAAAGCAGACAAGGAAAAAGCGGAACTGCTGGCGGCCATTGTGGAATCATCCGGCGATGCCATCGTCAGTAAAACACTGGATGGTATTATTGTGAGCTGGAATAAGGCAGCGGAAAAAATGTTTGGTTATAGTGCAGCAGAAATGATCGGCCAATCCATTCTCCGGCTGATGCCACCGGATAAACTGGAAGAAGAGCAGCAGATTATTGCTCATTTAAAAAAAGGCATCCGGGTAGAACATTTCGAAACCCAGCGGCTCAATAAAAAGCAGGAACTGATAGAAGTATCTCTCACTATCTCCCCTGTCATCAATAGTCAGGGTAAAATCATAGGCGCCTCCAAAATAGCCCGCGATATCACCGATGCCAAACAGGCGGCATTACAGTTGCGGGAAACAGAAGAGGCCTTCCGGGGAATGCTGGAAAAAACCGTGCAGGAAAGAACCCGGGAATTGACCCGCCTTAATGCAGAACTGGAAAAGTCCAATCAGGAGCTGGAACAATTTGCCTATATCGCCAGCCACGACCTGCAGGAACCGCTCCGCAAAATACAAACCTTCTCCGGCCTGATCCTGCAAAAACCACAGGACCCCGCCAATATTGAAAAATATTTTCCCAAAATCAATGCGTCAGCGGAAAAAATGTCTCAGCTGATCTATGACCTGTTGAATTATTCCCGCCTGTCGGCGCATGATATTCCATTTGAACCCATTCATCTGGAAACCGTGATGAATAATGTACTGACAGAGTTTGACCTACTGATAGAACAGAAAAAAGCACGTATCACCTGCGATCCGCTGCCGGTTATACCCGGTATTTCTCTTCAGTTACACCAGCTGTTCCGGAACCTGATCGGCAACGCCCTGAAATTTGTGGAAAAAGACCCTGCTATACATATCTCCGTCACTAACGACAACGACTATACGCATATTTCCATTCAGGACAATGGTATCGGATTTGAACAAAAATATGCAGACCAGGTATTTAATATCTTCAAAAGATTAAACACGCATGATAAATATAGCGGAACGGGTATCGGCCTTGCCGTATGTAAAAAGATAACGGAAAATCATCATGGGAAAATAACCGCACTCAGCGAACCCGGACAAGGCGCCGTTTTTAATATCTGTCTGCCCTTATATATGCGTCAATAA
- a CDS encoding S8 family serine peptidase: protein MRIMKLPGSAAIALLCLTIALFSCRKDNDPYSRYRDQEPLPAKYRNLVLVSFTDKKTTPFSLTAPQAYLSQRAIERRQRQQIKIDSTDLPVAKPYLDSVLRLVKGRLIHTSRWLNYAVIQYPDDMDPKVLSALSFVNDVRPWGLYEPESIPELPGNDMIGGVAPQVKTGTDTLRDLPVSDKGYGRTWKLMKMHKAKALHEAGYRGKGKLIAVLSDGFGYLHEKNGFSHLFRENKIAATYDFVNNQENVYNSGDGGTYLTGIMAGLIPGEYVGLAPEASFALLRVEANATEEPVDETSWIAAMEYADSIGTDIVSSSSVFGLYFDDPAFNIRPEEANGKTAMSSRVADAAFAKGMLVVQMLNGGGARKIVAPPADAFNVITAGNLREYNGRVFDDYSPLNTPTADGRMKPELGALSSGVPILDFYGDAYDLAYSPPIIAGLTACLWQAYPNKTATDIRQLLFRASGDGSKPNNIRGYGLTDFEKALLSGK, encoded by the coding sequence ATGCGAATAATGAAACTGCCGGGCAGTGCTGCTATAGCATTGCTCTGTCTGACTATTGCCCTGTTTTCCTGCCGGAAAGATAATGATCCGTATAGTCGTTACCGTGACCAGGAACCTTTACCGGCGAAATACCGGAACCTGGTATTGGTATCTTTTACAGATAAAAAAACAACACCTTTTTCTTTGACGGCGCCACAGGCTTATCTGAGCCAACGTGCGATTGAACGCCGCCAACGGCAGCAAATAAAAATTGATTCCACCGATCTGCCGGTGGCCAAGCCTTACCTTGATTCTGTGCTGCGCCTGGTGAAAGGCCGGCTAATACATACCAGCCGTTGGCTGAACTATGCCGTGATACAATATCCGGATGATATGGATCCCAAAGTATTGTCTGCTCTTTCTTTTGTGAACGACGTACGCCCATGGGGGTTATATGAACCGGAAAGCATACCGGAGCTGCCAGGCAATGATATGATCGGTGGCGTTGCGCCGCAGGTGAAAACCGGAACCGATACTTTACGCGACCTGCCTGTCAGCGATAAAGGTTATGGTCGTACCTGGAAACTGATGAAGATGCATAAAGCCAAAGCACTGCATGAAGCAGGCTACCGTGGAAAGGGCAAACTGATAGCGGTACTGAGTGATGGCTTTGGTTATCTGCACGAAAAAAATGGCTTCAGTCATCTTTTCCGGGAAAATAAGATTGCTGCTACCTATGACTTTGTCAACAACCAGGAAAATGTTTACAACAGTGGAGATGGAGGTACCTATCTCACCGGTATCATGGCGGGATTGATACCCGGGGAGTATGTAGGCCTGGCGCCGGAAGCATCTTTTGCGCTGCTCCGGGTGGAAGCCAATGCTACCGAAGAGCCTGTGGATGAAACCAGCTGGATTGCTGCCATGGAATATGCAGACAGCATCGGTACTGATATCGTTTCTTCTTCCTCTGTATTCGGATTATATTTTGATGATCCGGCCTTTAACATCCGTCCGGAAGAAGCCAATGGTAAAACAGCGATGAGCAGCCGGGTGGCGGATGCCGCCTTTGCCAAAGGGATGCTCGTGGTGCAGATGCTCAATGGCGGCGGTGCACGTAAAATAGTGGCGCCACCAGCGGATGCCTTTAACGTCATTACTGCCGGCAACCTGCGGGAGTACAATGGCCGGGTGTTCGATGATTATAGCCCACTGAATACGCCTACTGCAGATGGTCGTATGAAGCCGGAGCTGGGCGCATTGTCCAGTGGGGTGCCTATCCTTGATTTCTATGGAGATGCCTATGATCTGGCATACAGCCCGCCTATTATAGCAGGACTGACCGCTTGTTTATGGCAGGCATATCCCAATAAAACAGCAACGGATATACGACAACTACTTTTCCGTGCTTCCGGCGACGGCAGCAAACCCAATAACATACGGGGATACGGTCTTACTGATTTTGAAAAAGCCCTGCTCTCCGGTAAATAA
- a CDS encoding DUF1543 domain-containing protein: MAQLKLFMLLLGCKPAGRNTEQHDVFFGIAAQLRDLIPDIQAFWPEAAEKIHIDGWREVNTVGNYRVEVVAKETVVAQAEQLYFLNLGGYKPGEMEEFHYKIISVNKDISEAIQQAKQTTFFKHTSMDSAPAHVDDKYGVDVDDVFPVTDILPAHWKEKYRLQLTPVTAAEEDALQLGYFPLSKI; encoded by the coding sequence ATGGCACAGTTAAAACTATTTATGCTATTGCTGGGTTGTAAACCAGCGGGGCGGAATACAGAGCAGCATGATGTATTTTTTGGCATTGCAGCACAGCTGCGGGACCTTATTCCGGATATTCAGGCTTTTTGGCCGGAAGCAGCAGAAAAAATACATATAGATGGCTGGCGGGAAGTGAATACGGTAGGTAATTACCGGGTGGAAGTAGTGGCGAAGGAAACCGTTGTTGCACAGGCAGAACAGTTATATTTTCTTAACCTGGGTGGTTATAAGCCCGGTGAAATGGAAGAATTTCATTATAAGATCATCAGTGTAAATAAAGATATCAGTGAAGCGATACAGCAGGCTAAACAAACAACATTCTTCAAACATACCTCAATGGATAGTGCACCTGCACATGTAGATGATAAGTATGGAGTGGATGTGGATGATGTGTTTCCGGTAACGGATATTTTGCCCGCACACTGGAAAGAAAAATACCGGTTGCAGCTGACGCCGGTAACAGCAGCGGAAGAAGATGCTTTGCAACTGGGTTATTTCCCATTAAGTAAAATATAA
- a CDS encoding M14 metallopeptidase family protein, whose protein sequence is MHKQLSTLFLLALLLTTFNGYTQQAYYFPDAVTFDPKVPTPEQFLGYPIGSHYTRHDQLVAYFRELAKTSDRVHLQEIGKTYEERPQLIATLTAPENYKNIAQIRQEHLRQRDPSQPALSGQAPVVVWLGYSVHGNETSSGEAALLTAYFLAANQDTATTRFLREAVILIDPALNPDGRDRAANWHNSYKSFPPVADPEDREHNEQWPAGRTNHFFTDLNRDWLAATQTESRHRLDFFHQWYPNVHIDFHEMGTNSTYYFEPSPAGRQSPILPQASYDGNAVLAKYHAAALDKIGSLYFTKEAFDNLSPIYGSTYPDFYGAVGVTFEQGSSRGLVQESSNGLLTFPFTIRNHVTNGIATVRGAVAEKNYLFKLQKEFFRSAVEQGSRHAAKAYVFGDSRDVTLTQKLLALVLTHHIKVFNLNGDLTLNGKKFEQGKAYIIPAAQPDFRIIHSLFEATAPLTDSAFYDNTSWSVAHAYGLQFAAIKNAGFSLGTPVTAATPVKGTVTATATTYAYLLDWSDYNASKALYYLLEKGVHVKTAFKPFTATTPGGRQNFSYGSLVIPVAAQTVSPDTLYAIVQRAATQAQVSITTTATGYSLQGIDLGSNNIVGVEKPTVALLTGNGISVGESGQVWFLLNQQLQLPVTKLDVNSVGKIRLERYNTLILVNGNYSSLSKAAVSSIKNWVQAGGNLITFKNAAEWAIQENLLPEQVFTDTTRKKEETVRLDFATREETEAAKRINGGIFTADIDITHPLAFGLNDRRIFFTKTGNTILRPSRNKYATVAQYLPASYVSGYVSKQNIAQISNSAAIITGSTGDGTVTLFAEDPTYRHYWHGTDRLLLNAIFFGKYIQ, encoded by the coding sequence ATGCATAAGCAACTTAGTACATTATTTTTACTGGCATTGCTGCTAACTACCTTCAACGGCTATACGCAGCAGGCCTATTACTTTCCGGATGCTGTCACCTTTGATCCGAAAGTCCCTACACCGGAACAATTCCTGGGTTATCCGATCGGTTCCCACTATACCCGCCATGATCAACTGGTAGCCTATTTCCGGGAACTGGCCAAAACATCCGACAGGGTACACCTCCAGGAAATCGGCAAAACATATGAAGAGCGGCCGCAGCTCATCGCTACCCTCACTGCTCCCGAAAACTATAAAAACATCGCCCAGATCAGACAGGAACATCTCCGGCAAAGAGATCCGTCTCAACCCGCCCTTTCAGGCCAGGCGCCTGTAGTCGTGTGGCTGGGTTATAGCGTACATGGCAATGAAACTTCCAGTGGTGAAGCAGCACTGCTCACAGCTTATTTTCTGGCAGCGAATCAGGATACCGCCACTACCCGTTTCCTGCGGGAAGCCGTTATCCTGATTGATCCGGCACTCAATCCCGATGGCCGCGACCGCGCTGCCAACTGGCACAATTCGTATAAATCATTTCCACCGGTAGCAGATCCCGAAGACCGGGAACACAATGAACAATGGCCCGCCGGCAGAACCAACCACTTCTTTACAGACCTCAACCGCGACTGGCTTGCTGCCACTCAGACAGAAAGCCGCCACCGGCTCGATTTCTTTCATCAATGGTACCCGAATGTACACATCGATTTTCATGAGATGGGTACCAACAGTACCTATTACTTTGAGCCATCACCTGCTGGTCGTCAAAGTCCGATTCTACCACAGGCTTCCTACGACGGCAATGCAGTACTGGCCAAATACCACGCAGCAGCGCTGGATAAAATAGGTTCCCTGTATTTTACCAAAGAAGCTTTTGATAACCTCTCACCCATATACGGTTCTACCTATCCCGACTTCTACGGGGCTGTAGGCGTTACCTTCGAACAGGGCAGTTCCCGCGGACTGGTACAGGAAAGCAGCAATGGCCTGCTCACCTTTCCTTTCACCATCCGCAACCATGTTACGAATGGTATTGCTACGGTAAGAGGAGCAGTAGCCGAAAAAAACTATCTGTTCAAACTGCAGAAAGAATTTTTCCGGTCTGCCGTAGAACAAGGCAGCCGCCATGCTGCCAAAGCGTATGTATTCGGCGACAGCCGGGATGTGACCCTTACTCAAAAACTACTGGCATTGGTGTTAACACATCACATCAAAGTGTTTAACCTCAACGGTGACCTCACCCTCAACGGCAAAAAGTTTGAACAGGGCAAAGCCTATATCATCCCTGCCGCACAACCGGATTTCCGTATCATTCATTCGCTGTTTGAAGCCACAGCACCACTGACCGACAGCGCCTTCTATGATAATACTTCCTGGTCGGTGGCACATGCCTACGGCCTGCAGTTTGCCGCCATTAAAAATGCCGGATTCAGTTTGGGTACACCAGTAACAGCGGCTACACCGGTAAAAGGTACTGTTACAGCTACTGCCACCACGTATGCCTATTTGCTGGACTGGTCGGACTACAATGCCTCCAAAGCCTTGTATTACCTGCTGGAAAAAGGCGTACACGTAAAAACAGCATTTAAACCATTTACTGCCACTACGCCTGGTGGCCGGCAAAATTTTTCCTATGGCTCCTTAGTCATTCCGGTGGCGGCGCAGACTGTCAGCCCGGATACCCTCTATGCCATTGTACAACGGGCTGCCACACAGGCACAGGTATCCATTACCACTACCGCTACCGGCTATAGTTTGCAAGGGATTGACCTGGGTAGCAATAATATTGTCGGGGTAGAAAAACCAACCGTCGCATTACTGACCGGCAATGGTATCAGCGTAGGAGAATCCGGCCAGGTATGGTTTCTGCTGAATCAGCAATTACAGCTGCCGGTTACTAAGCTGGATGTCAACAGCGTAGGCAAAATTCGGCTGGAGCGTTACAACACCCTCATTCTGGTGAATGGCAATTACAGCTCACTCAGCAAAGCGGCTGTCAGCAGCATTAAAAACTGGGTACAGGCAGGTGGTAATCTGATCACCTTCAAAAATGCAGCGGAATGGGCTATACAGGAAAACCTGTTACCGGAGCAGGTTTTTACAGATACGACCCGGAAAAAAGAAGAAACGGTGCGGTTAGACTTTGCCACACGGGAAGAAACGGAAGCGGCTAAACGAATTAATGGCGGCATCTTTACAGCGGATATTGACATCACACATCCGCTGGCATTCGGCTTAAACGACCGTCGTATTTTCTTCACTAAAACAGGCAATACTATCCTGCGGCCCAGCCGGAATAAATATGCCACGGTAGCGCAATACCTGCCCGCTTCCTATGTGAGCGGATATGTATCCAAACAAAACATCGCGCAAATCAGTAACAGTGCTGCCATTATAACCGGCAGTACCGGCGATGGTACAGTCACCCTTTTTGCAGAAGATCCTACTTACCGGCATTACTGGCATGGCACCGACCGATTGCTGTTGAATGCCATTTTCTTTGGGAAGTACATCCAATAA
- a CDS encoding TonB-dependent receptor plug domain-containing protein: protein MKKIFFLISVCCAGYTAAQAQEVISGKIQNPAGKGLAGIAVVAAGSTDTVRTGAGGKFALNVPALPVKLLLHGNHYLFQEVQVTSNDFLTLIMKNQGRELQEVKVSSPILKHAASNFDVVEVEGAKLQYTFEANPVNALRARVPGLQMSATAGGVTSGTNMVIRGMKSVVGSNQPLFVLDGIPIENETSGANQFGGQDWGNSLKELNAYDIASVTVLKGAAAVSRYGARGLNGVIALTTQTATGNKGWHFEVNGGYSMGEVYSAPSLISPQVARESGDPKLAFLANASNNYLHSFQRANAQLGNVVISRVTDKGKYRLSYTGDYNKGTYYGNTLDKHNIMFRADNQWSRKWRTQAGVIYNHSTARNAPSIGAQKFASLGNAFIEYPTDFNPGANRDPLESETAWWLYGQNAAKKNQTLRAYLQSTWELSPYLQLVANGSYSTYRTRTDEHATGYMERLLGKESLYHQEKAYRNNAKEYTNDYLAKLQLNYQRQFGEMGIKASAAYDFWHTNGGIRGTAFNAADPNAARFETGNEWLTIQRYNDASALKEAAYFDVRNANQKTIHGALLALEVSWFNKLFLTGTARMDNITTIPDLDPVGKLRYLYPSVGASYVMQQDLRRWTGAGLHWLDAFKLRANAGRTGNVTGLFHYASAVTGDMELPYPTHRTLYKPYYTSNGNWGMRNYQTGFSIENAWEYELGAEFSVLNDRIGGSVTWYNRNTENKLYDIVAPLSVYNKPLRYVTAAVKNQGWEIQLNAVPVLTKDFKWTTTLNFAANRNRFGKITASGSDQLSLGASQQDVSLMGTLQGSFGTLLSSYAHKYNGDGQPLLDAALQYVPSGVPVKIGDATPSWIGGWENSVEFKGFRLSCLLDVKMGGDVWSGTYALLYQRGALENTAFGRTAGLGGIRRMTKTWHTDPETGKNVVVYRETYDGIAPKGVFDGGVTLYGKDVSGLTFQQAQEAVGRDEKGEYRLQPLAASDYYAGFHDRAGVKDEAVFENSYIALREVSLSYKLPNKLADCRIGVTGRNLGYLYRSLPYGLNPDGSYNNRNGGAFEYAALLPVRTWGAFIQLRF, encoded by the coding sequence ATGAAGAAGATATTTTTTCTGATCAGTGTCTGTTGCGCGGGTTACACCGCTGCACAGGCACAGGAAGTGATCAGTGGTAAGATACAAAATCCGGCAGGGAAAGGCCTGGCTGGTATTGCGGTGGTAGCTGCCGGCAGCACGGATACTGTGCGTACAGGCGCCGGTGGTAAGTTTGCGTTAAACGTACCCGCCTTGCCGGTAAAACTATTATTACATGGCAACCACTACCTCTTTCAGGAAGTGCAGGTGACCAGCAATGATTTTCTCACCCTTATCATGAAAAATCAGGGACGGGAACTACAGGAAGTAAAGGTGAGCAGCCCCATCCTGAAACATGCCGCCAGTAATTTTGATGTGGTGGAAGTAGAAGGCGCCAAGCTGCAGTATACCTTTGAAGCCAACCCGGTTAATGCTTTACGGGCAAGGGTTCCCGGCTTGCAGATGAGTGCCACTGCCGGCGGTGTGACCTCCGGTACCAATATGGTGATCAGGGGAATGAAATCTGTAGTGGGTAGCAACCAGCCTTTGTTTGTACTGGATGGTATTCCTATTGAAAATGAAACTTCCGGCGCCAATCAGTTTGGCGGACAAGACTGGGGTAATAGCCTGAAAGAACTAAACGCCTATGATATTGCCAGCGTGACAGTGCTGAAAGGCGCTGCAGCGGTAAGCCGTTACGGCGCCCGTGGTTTAAACGGCGTGATCGCGCTCACCACACAAACAGCTACCGGTAATAAAGGCTGGCACTTTGAAGTGAATGGTGGCTATAGTATGGGAGAAGTGTACAGTGCGCCTTCCCTGATCAGCCCACAGGTGGCGAGAGAAAGCGGTGATCCTAAACTGGCATTCCTGGCCAATGCCAGCAATAACTACCTGCATTCCTTCCAGCGTGCAAATGCTCAACTGGGGAATGTGGTCATCAGCCGGGTAACGGATAAAGGAAAATACCGGTTATCCTATACCGGAGATTACAACAAAGGCACTTACTATGGTAATACCCTGGATAAGCACAATATTATGTTCCGTGCCGATAACCAATGGAGCCGGAAATGGCGCACACAGGCTGGTGTGATCTACAATCACAGCACCGCCCGTAATGCACCCAGTATCGGTGCGCAGAAATTTGCGTCGTTGGGTAATGCATTCATTGAGTATCCTACCGACTTTAATCCCGGCGCCAACCGCGATCCGCTGGAAAGCGAAACCGCCTGGTGGTTATACGGACAAAATGCCGCCAAAAAGAACCAGACCCTGCGCGCTTACCTGCAGTCTACCTGGGAGCTGTCTCCTTATCTGCAACTCGTAGCCAATGGCAGCTATTCTACTTATCGCACCCGTACCGACGAACATGCTACCGGTTATATGGAGCGGTTGCTGGGTAAAGAATCGCTGTATCATCAGGAGAAGGCCTATCGTAATAACGCCAAAGAATATACGAACGATTATCTGGCGAAGCTGCAACTGAACTATCAGCGGCAATTCGGGGAGATGGGTATAAAAGCCAGTGCTGCCTATGACTTCTGGCATACCAACGGTGGTATCCGTGGTACGGCATTTAATGCTGCCGATCCTAATGCAGCCCGTTTTGAAACCGGCAACGAATGGTTGACAATACAACGTTACAACGATGCCTCCGCTTTAAAGGAAGCCGCTTATTTTGATGTGCGCAATGCCAATCAGAAAACGATACATGGTGCTTTACTGGCATTGGAAGTGAGCTGGTTCAACAAATTATTCCTCACCGGTACTGCCCGGATGGATAACATCACCACTATTCCCGATCTGGACCCGGTAGGTAAGCTGAGATACCTGTATCCTTCCGTAGGCGCTTCCTATGTGATGCAGCAGGATCTCCGCCGCTGGACCGGCGCCGGCCTCCACTGGCTGGATGCCTTTAAGCTACGTGCCAATGCGGGCCGTACAGGCAATGTAACCGGTTTGTTTCATTATGCTTCCGCTGTTACCGGAGATATGGAATTGCCGTATCCTACCCATCGTACTTTGTATAAACCTTACTATACCAGCAATGGTAACTGGGGGATGCGTAACTACCAGACAGGTTTCTCCATTGAAAATGCCTGGGAGTATGAGCTGGGTGCAGAATTCAGTGTGCTGAATGATCGTATAGGCGGTAGCGTTACCTGGTATAACCGCAACACCGAAAATAAACTCTATGACATTGTAGCACCGCTATCTGTATATAACAAGCCACTCCGCTATGTGACTGCAGCAGTGAAAAACCAGGGCTGGGAAATACAGCTGAATGCGGTACCGGTATTAACCAAAGATTTCAAGTGGACCACTACGTTGAACTTTGCCGCCAACCGGAACCGTTTTGGAAAAATCACAGCATCCGGCAGCGATCAGTTGTCGCTGGGCGCCAGCCAGCAGGATGTAAGCCTGATGGGAACCCTGCAGGGAAGTTTTGGTACCCTGTTATCTTCTTATGCCCATAAGTATAACGGCGACGGACAGCCTTTGCTGGATGCTGCGCTGCAGTATGTGCCTTCCGGTGTACCGGTGAAAATCGGTGACGCTACCCCCAGCTGGATTGGTGGCTGGGAAAATAGTGTGGAGTTTAAAGGATTCCGCCTGAGCTGCCTGCTCGATGTGAAAATGGGAGGTGATGTGTGGTCTGGTACCTATGCCTTGCTGTATCAGCGGGGAGCGCTGGAAAATACCGCATTTGGTCGTACAGCAGGACTGGGTGGTATCCGCCGGATGACCAAAACCTGGCATACCGATCCTGAAACGGGTAAGAACGTGGTGGTGTATCGGGAAACCTATGATGGTATTGCACCTAAAGGCGTCTTTGACGGCGGTGTAACCCTGTATGGAAAAGATGTGAGCGGACTCACTTTTCAACAGGCACAGGAAGCTGTCGGCCGCGATGAAAAAGGAGAATACCGTTTGCAGCCACTGGCCGCCAGCGACTATTATGCCGGCTTCCATGACCGGGCGGGTGTAAAGGATGAAGCCGTGTTTGAAAACTCCTATATCGCATTGCGGGAAGTATCACTTTCCTACAAACTGCCGAATAAACTGGCGGATTGTCGTATAGGAGTTACCGGTAGAAACCTGGGATATCTGTACCGCAGTTTACCTTATGGTCTGAACCCGGATGGTAGTTACAACAACCGTAATGGCGGTGCATTTGAATATGCTGCTTTATTACCGGTACGTACCTGGGGAGCCTTTATTCAATTACGTTTCTAA